Part of the Brevibacillus brevis genome is shown below.
CCCCTTTCTTTGTTCGGCAGTACGTTTCCTCCCAACTGTAAAGGCTGACACTAGTGTAAAGGTCAATAGGAGATCGGGGCGCAAACTGCAAAAAAAGAGCGCCAACTGCTATCGGCGCTCTCCTCTCTCTATGCTATTGCCGCTGCTTTTGCAAGGCGGCTTCCACCGCAGCGATGGCGTGAATCTCGGTCGTATCGTACACTGGCACCGGACAGTCCGCTTGGGTGATGAGCAGCCCGATTTCCGTGCAGCCGAGGATGATCGCCTCTGCTCCCTCCCGGATCAGCGCGGCAATGATCTCCTGGTACTCCCGCTTCGATTCCTCGCGAACGATGCCCCGGCACAGCTCCTCGTAGATGATCGTATGAACAGCCTGCCTCCCCTGTTCATCCGGGATCAGCACGTCCAGTCCGTGCGCTTCTCGCAATCGTCCTGTGTAAAAATCTTGCTCCATCGTAAATCGTGTAGCCAAGAGCCCCACTCGCTGATGACCGTCCGCCTTGATTTTCGCCGCTGTCGCATCCGCGATGTGCACGAAGGGCAGGGCGGTCGCCGAAGTAATGGAAGAAGCCAGCTTGTGCATCGTGTTGGTGCACAGCACGATCAGGTCGGCGCCCGCCGCTTCCAGACTTCTCGCCGCTTTCGCCATATGCTCGCCCGCTTCCTCCCATTTCCCCGCATGCTGCAGCTCCTCGATCTCGGCGAAGTCGACGGAATACAAGATGCACTTCGCCGAATGCAGACCGCCCAAACGATCTCTGACTGCCTCGTTTACTAACCGGTAATAGACGTGGGAGGATTCCCAGCTCATCCCGCCGATCAGGCCAATTGTTTTCATGCTCCTTCCTCCCTCGCTTGCAAATATCTTTCTATCCTTACTTTTTCTCTCCATCTAAAGCTTTGTCCTGCACGTTGAGCCAAACGCCTTGCCGCTACTTTCAGCCCACCCGCATATCCCCCGTCAATCGATGTCCGTTTCGTTTTAAATCGAGGATGCCAATTGTTTGGTAGTCGTCGCGATTTGATTATAGGCCGCTTTCAATTCTTCAATCGCTCTCGAATTTTTCGAGATTTGCTCGTTGATTTCTTCCATGCTCCGCATCATCAAGGAGACGGATTTTGCTATATCCGTCAATTGACCTGAAATGTCTTCCGCTGATTCCTTGCTGGAGCTTGCCATCTTCCTCACCTCATTCGCGACAACCTCGAACCCGCGGCCATGTTCACCGGCTCGAGCAGCCTCGATAGCGGCATTCAAACCTAGCAAATGGGATTGTGCTGCAATTTCTTTGACAATGCTTGTCACGGATTGGATACTTTTTACCTGATCCGTTACCGCTTCCGCTTCCGTATTCAGCTTGGTCATATGGCTTACAATCAGTTTCGAGGCTCCCAATACATGATCGGTGCTGGCAGTCATCTCTTCAACCATTGCCATCAACTCTTCCGTGCTTTGCTGAAAAACCGTTTCTCGTTTCGTGATATCCGTCGCGATCTTGACGACCGCTTCCACGTTGCCATTCTCCATAACAGGCATATACGTTGCTTCCAGTGTCAGTCTTCGCCCATCCTTCGAAACCCGCACGATCTTTTCCTGAGAAGCTTTCCCCTCACGCAAACCGTTCCACAAGTTCACATACGCTTTACTCGACACATAATCAGGCAAGCAAAACCTGCTATGATGAAGCCCGACCATTTCATCTGCCTCATATCCCATGGCAGAAGCGAATTGTTGATTCGCCCAAATAACCTCTCCTCGGGTGTTGAACATAATCATGGCCAAATGGCTTTGAATCGACGATAAAACCGCAAGATTTCGAGCCGTCATGGTTTGCATTTCTTGCATGTTCCTCTCCCTTTGTACCGTGCTTGTTCATTCACATAAATCGGAACCGTTTCTAAGCAGCGTGTTCCCCGTGCCATCACGATGTATCCGATTTCGCATTCGTTATCATCCAAATTCGATAAATGGGACCAAGCATGAATCTTTGGTATTTTATCATTGCAATCTGAACAATTTCTCGACAAAATTCGCCTTCTTTCCCCATCGCCAATGGTTCAAGTTTGCCTCTTCTGTCTTTCAGGATGCAATACCCACCTGCCAAGGGCGGAACACCCGGAAAGTACCCTACCCATTTCCTGTTTGTTCCAGTACAATAGATCTCGGGAATCCCGGATCAATCCAAAGCAACAGCGTGGGACGAAGGAGGGGATGATAGGGTGGGCAAAAAAATCGTACTGGCCGGCGGCTCCGGCTTCCTCGGAAAGGCCTTGGCCGAGCATCTGGCAAACATGGGCTTTGAAGTGGTGATCTTGACACGCAGCGCTTCCCGGAGCGGTCCATCCATTCGCTACGTGCAGTGGGACGGGGCCACGCTCGGCGATTGGGCGCAAGAGATCGACGGGAGCTACGCCCTCGTCAACTTTACCGGAAAAAGCGTAAACTGCATGTATACGCAAAAAAACAGGGAAGAGATCGTTCGCTCCCGGTTGGACTCTGTTCGTGTCCTGACCGATGCCGTGCTGGCCTCCGAGCATCCTCCCCAAGCCTTTATTCAGGCGGGTTCGCTCGCCATTTTTGGGGATACCGAGCAGGAGTGCGACGAACAGGCTCCGCACGGCACAGGATTTTCGGTTCGTGTCTGCCAGCTGTGGGAGGAGGCCTTTTTTGCGCGGGAGCTGCCTCAGACGAGGAAAGTCATGCTGCGCATCGGCTTCGCCTTGGGGAAAAACGGCGGCGCACTCGAGCCGCTCGCCAAGCTCGCGTCCATGGGCTTGGGAGGAACTGTCGGGAGTGGCAGACAGTACATCAGCTGGCTGCATATCGACGACTTGAACGAGATGTTTCTGTTCACAATCGAGAATGAAAAGATTAGCGGCGTCCTGAACGCCACAGGGCCGCGGCCGGTGACCAACCGCGAGTTCATGGCAACCCTGCGCAGCGTGCTGAACAAGGGCTGGGCCCCGCCTACGCCCGCTCCTTTCGTCTGGCTGGGCGCCTATCTCGTCATGCGGACAGATCCTGGCCTCGCACTTACGGGACGCAACTGTGTCCCCGCGAAGCTGCTCGAAAGCGGATTTTCCTTTGCCCATACGGATTTGGAAACGGCGCTGCGCGATTTGCTCGCGCCCGCTAAAGAATAGACGAAAAATCTCTGCACGAATGTCCGAGTAGAAAACACTTTCTCCCTAAAAGGAGGCGTCAGGATGACGTTGTGGATGTTTGCCGGGATTGCCATCGGCGGGATATTGCTGTTCGGGGTAGCATACGAATTCTTCTCGCGGCGCTCCAAAAGGAAGACTCCCCAGAAGCCGGGGAAGTACGATCAGGTGTACATGGAGCAGGTCCTGCAGGATACGCGGGATACAGTAAACAGAGGAGATCTGTGAACATTGGATTCACTTGGTATACAGCCAAAAGAGCCAAACTCCCGTAAGGAGCCTGGCTCTTTTTCATCCACCTGTCGCATCATTTGGCACGACGCTTCCGCATCCCCTGTCTCCTGGTTTTCGCGTTTGCGTGTTTCCGGATGCTCCTTTTTTTCTTCCCCTTTGCCTTCTGGTTGCTCTTGGCGCTTTTGTTGAAAGCAACAGACCCTTTTCCTCCGCCAACGGCATGCTGCTGCTTGGTATTGGCGCTTTCGATGGCGCAAGAAAACTCGCATAAGAATTGCGAAGGGAGCCATACTACTATCATCGAGCCCGGTGGTGTGTGTTTCAAACAGGCTTTAGTCTTTCAGGAGGCGATGTGCCATGGATGATTTACACGACACCCAGGTGAGTAAGGGAAACCGTTCACAGTTGTAGCTTCTAACTTCATTTCGGAGGTAGATGCGTCGCACGTGATTATCGGTAACACCCTAAAACTAACGGGCTCGATGAATACCGTCTCCTTTTAGGAGGCGGTTATTTCATTGCCGGGCGACGGCCCTATTCTCCAACATGATACGATTCGTGAAAGGTCACGCCTTGCGCTGCGTTGTGGTCCACCTCGATCAGCAGCCGGTCGTTGATCAGCGCAGGGTCTGCAGTCTCCCCGTACTCAAACGTCTGGTACGTGACGAACAGCTCCTCCGCTCCAAACCGAATCTCCTCCACTTCGACGGAATCGGTAGGGCTGTCCGTTGACTTTAGGAGGAGGTACGTTTTTTCTCCCCTCGGCAAGCTTTCTTTCACCCACACCGATTTGGCCTCCCATTTGCCCGCCCATTCCTGAACGTCGGCGGGAGCATCCGCCACCTGCAAAACACGATAGCGTCCGTCTGGTGCCGGTTCTCCCTGCGGATGCAGCTCGTTATACCCCGTTACGCTCCAAATCTGTCCGCGGTTGTTCCATTTTTTCATGGAAATCTCAAGAGCGGCGCCGTCTGCCGTCGTGACCAGCACGACGCGCGGATTGACGGAACGGCTGACCGTGATCATGCTGCGCATTTCTTTTTGGAGCCGTGTTTCCACAAATGCCTCCACAACCGCCTTGTAATCATGGCTGCCAGGTTGTCCTTCGAGATCGAACTCGATACCGCCGACGCCTTTATCATCCGTTGCGTTGAACATCTTCCGAAGATGATCCTGATCTTTCAAGGCAGGCGGCATATCCTGCTTCTCGGTCGCCACCGCCTTGGGCAGCGCGCCGACCTGCCTGTTCAGCCGCTCGACTTCAGCCGACAAATCCGCCACGGCTTTACGCCCCTGTGCGATTTCCTTTGCATCCAGTACGGCTTGATTGCCGGCTCCCACCAAATAGCCGCCGTAGCCGACGGTCGCCAATAGCAAGGCACCCGCTAAAGAAAACAGCCATGCTTTCAAGACGATCACCCCTGTTTTTGAAAAGAGTGGAAATTCATACCTATTTTACCATAAGCACGTTTGTATGGAGGCTATACATGAAAGGCTTGCCAGCAATAGCCCTCTCTTGATCAACCGGGCCCCATACTGGGGACGACGGTCATTCAAAAGAAATAAAAAAGAGCCCCTCCGCAACCCTATATGCGTTTGCTTGCGGAAGGGGCTCTTTCAGCCGTTTGTTCAGTTGTGGATGTACTTCTCGAAGACTTTGCCGAAGACCTTTCACGACGTATTTTTCACGGGCGTTTTGCAGCCAGTCGAAAGCGTACTGATTCAACGACTGGAATTGCGCCGCCACGTCGGACTGCAGGTTTGCCACGCTGCCGATCGTTTGCTTCGCCAGGCATGTCCGCTGGCAATTTTCATCTTGCCTCTCTTCTTCGCGTATGGGCTTTTTTACCTCATGACGTATAGTACGTCCGGCATTAGGCCCGGCTTTGCCCTTCTAGTATAATGCAACTACAACTGAATATTCTAAATAGGATTCGCGCGTGGAGACAGGCTATTTTCCGAAGGAGGAGAGGACTCATGATGGGCTACGATCCTTTTTTTCTCAGTGAAAAGCATCCCATCCCGCTGCCAACGCTGCAGGGGCGCATCAGTCAGGAAGCACTGGACAACGGGCACGTATTCGACTTCACGCATTTTTCCATCGTCATGAATCGCCGCACCCGCTTCGCCGTTTTTTCCGCAGCCTGTGTGGACGTCAGTCGGGCTGTCGATATCCCGCGCAACAACTCGGCGTGGCATTTCGACGAACGGATCGGCGTGGAGAACCAGGTCGGACCTGAATATTACGCAGACAACGATTACGACCGAGGCCATCTCACCCGCAGAAGAGACATTTGCTGGGGAGATCGGCGGGAAGCCCAAGATGCCAATTACGACTCGTTTTGCTACGCCAATATCGCCCTGCAGCACCACGAGTTCAACACGGGAGTCTGGAACTGCCTGGAGGATTGGGTCTTGCAAAAGTGGAACACAGCACCGCGGCTGATCATCCTCACCGGTCCGATCCACAAGGACGACGATGAGGAATACTGCGGGGTGCATGGCGAAGCCGGCTGCGGGGTCCGGGTGCCATTCGGCTTTTGGAAAACTGCCTTGTATCTCGACAAACAGGATCAGGTCGCGTCCGTCTCGTTCCTCATCCGGCAAAGCCCCGAGCGATCCAGAGACCAATGCGAGTACAGGCGGCTGGTGACCTACCAGGTGCCGCTCGAGACGATCGCCAAAGAGACCGGGCTGCAATTCGACGCGGGACTGTATGCGCGAAATCCGCTGTCCACGCAGCTGCGCCTCGTTGCAGCTGGCACCGAAGCAGCAGCCTTGCCGATCCGGCTCCCTGTCTACTCGCCGGAAGACATCAGGTGGACATAGGCCGGATCCGGTACCAGTACGAATAAACTTCCTTGTACCCCAGTTTTTCATACAGTCGGAGCGCAGGTGCGTTGTCCTGCATGACTTGCAAACAGGAATGCTTGGCACCGCGCTCCGTCCCCCACCGCAAAAGACTTTGCACCAGCTACCCGGCGAATCCCCGCCTGCGCTGCGATGGTCCCGTCACAATATCGAATAGGCCGATGTACTCGCAAGCGACCACCTCCCCGTCGCAATACAGCGCTCCGTAACAGGAGGATGGGATGATGTTACGCAGCGTTTGCGACATCGTCTTCTTTTCTTGCTCATCCTTCCCGGAAAGCCTGCAAAAAGCGTCGATCCATTCATCCGTGCACCTTTCCTCGATCCGGACTTGCGGGTACGGGCAGTTCGATCTCTGCCAAGGCGAACCGTCTGTACGCTCGCAGGTGAATGCGCTTCGTATCCTCTCTGCTCCAACAGTCGGTCGATCCAACCCGGTTGGCTACGCGTGCGGCGTCATCTTGAAAATCACAGGCAGACGCTTGTCTTTCCATAAATATCCCCCTCACCAGGAATGGAAAGGGGGTCGTATGCTGATACCTTCTTACAGCCAGGTGGTCTTGCTGTCTGCGGAAGCCCGTGCTGTCGGCGGGACATCCGCCTCCGGATAGCCGATGAACAAGGTACCGACCACTTTTTGGTTCTCCGGCGAACCGAGGAACTGCAGCAGCCGTTCGTCCCGCACCAGGCCGATCCCCCGTGTGCGCCATACCATGCCCAGGCCCAGCTCGCCCGCAGCCAGCCACATTGAGTGAATGGCGCAGCATACCGCATATTCGTTATCTTCCGACGACGCTTCGTCCCCCGGGATGATGTCGGCCGTCGCTACGATGACGAGCGGCGTCTTTTCCAGGACGGCCAGCGATTCCTGAACCAGATGGGGCTTGGTGGGAAAGCGCTCCGCTAAAAACTCCCGGGCGATCTCTTCGTAGCGCGCCTTTGCTTCTCCCCGGATGACGTAAAAATGCCAAGGCTGACGCAGCCGGTCATTCGGTGCGAGTACAGCACAATCGAGCAGTGCCTTGATCTTTTCCGTCTCGACCTCACGCGGAAGGTAATTGCGTACCGCTCTTCTATTTTTCAGTGCTTCCTGTATCGTCATGTCTTCCTCCTTCTCCCTTTTCCAAAAATGAGCTTGTTCCCATCCATTATATACAAATCGCCATCGGCCCGCCTAGGACGGGAACGCTCCGCTTGCCGGGTTTAGAGTCAGTCGAGGGGGATTTCGAAGCGCAATTGCCGGTCCACTACGATCGTGATCGAGCGAGATTCAGGCGAGATGGGGTGAAAGTCCTTCGAGAACTGGGTAACGCCGATGATGCCCCCTCCTCTGTTTCCCTTTTCGTCCGTAATGCTGGAGAGCGGAACGCCTTTTGAATCAAAGACGCGAATGTCATTTGAAAGCATCATGATCTGGTTCACCTTGTCGTCCTCGGTCAACGATAAGGAGTCCTTTTCCGCCTGTACCCCAAAAACGATTCTCGTAGCACTAGGGGCTCGGATCACTTGTTTGACCGAGATCGTGTAGTCTCCGGATTGACCCGAGACCTTTGGCTCTGTCACCTTCGTAAACTCGTCTGCAGGCTTTCGGGAAAGCGGAATGTCAAACTGCCATTCCCCCTCTACGCCTCCCATTTTCTCCAGCTTCAATTTCAGCGGAAGTTCTTCCGGCAATGGTTCCGTAAAAAACGGCTGGAAGGTTCCGTAGTACGTGTTTCCTTCTGCGTGGCGCCAATGCAGCAAGTAGCTGTTCTTGGCCTGTTCTTCCGTAAAGGTCCTGGTGATCGTCTGCCCCCCCAGGCTGTAACTTACTTTTTCGATATGCGGGTACCTTGTTTCGTTCGGCGGGAACGTAACGGTAAAGCCGACGGAGAGGTTGAGGCGATCGTAATACGCTTCCTTGAGGGCTACCGTTATTCCTTGGTCCGTCGCCATTTGCTCCAGTCTTGTAGCCAGCCCTTGCTGATTCGCTTCCCTGATCCCCGAATCCCCGATAAATCCGATAATCGAGCCCACAAAAGGCAAATTCCTCAGCATGTGGGCCATGGTCGGCGAAACAAAGCCCGTGCCGATCAACAGGAACACTCCCAAAAAGAGACAAGCGACTGGCATCAGCCAGTAATTTTTTCGCGTGGATCGATTCTTTCGCATTGGCTGAGGGGGTAGCGAGTCCAACACGTGATCGATTCCGGCGGAAAATCGAGCCGGAACATCCACAATCGCATTCTTGGCAAATTGGCGGAGCTCTTTATCCATCTGCGATTCATTCATGACCTGTCCTCCGTTCTGCAGACTCCGGGGCGAAATAGGCGGCCAACTTTTTCCTCGCCCGGCTCAACCTTGATTTGATCGTCCCTTCCGGTAAACCGAGTACGATTGCCATCTCTTTAATCGCCATATCTTCCAAATAGTAAAGAACGATGCAGAGTCTCAGTTCTTCCTCCAAACACTGAACGGCTTCTTGCAGTTCGACATTCTCTTCGAAGCGGTACGGCGACACTTGCTCCTGCCAATCGTCCAACAGTACCAGCTTGCTTGTTTTGCGGGCCAGACGGTGGCATTCGTTGACGAGGATTCGCATCAGCCACGACTTGAACAGCCGAGGCTCACGCAAGGAAGACAGGGAGTGGTACGCTTTCCAGATGGCTTCCTGTGCAGCATCCAGGCATTCGTTTTCGGACCGCAAAATAGAACGGGCGACCCGGTACATGCTCTGCTTGTGTGTCTTGACCAGCCTCGCAAAAGCTTCCACATCTCCGCCGCAGGCAAGCTCTTCGTCGCATGGATTGCTTGATTCTCTCATTGGCTTCACATCCTGTTTGGATTCTCTACTAGTAAGACACACGGAGGGGGCTGTTCGGTTCTCCTCTTTCCTCATTCTTTCGGTTCACATCTGTTCCGGAATCAAAAAGGCAGCGTCAGCCAGGGACTCGCGAAAGAAGTTCCAGACTGCAGCTGCCTATTTTCAAGTGCTTATCCCGTAGCTTCCTCCATTCTCCATCCAAACCAACCAGTCGACAGACCCGCTGGCCAGTCTTGCTCCGCTGTGACTTTTCTCGACCGGCATTTTGCTATTCATTCGTACACATCCGTCACCATCTTCAAAAAAGCCAGCAACGCTTGCGCCTGATAAGCGTTTTTCTTCACGACGACACCGATTTTCCAGGGGATGTACTGACTGCCGATCTCTTTTACGATGAGACCCTGTCCTCCCATTTCGATCAGCGGACGGGGAACAATCGCCACTCCCAGCCCTTCGCGAACCAACGCCAGCAGCAGATCCCACTGGGTCGTGCTATAGGCGATATTCGGTACGAACCGCTCCCTGCGGCAGCTTTCAAGGACCACTTGACGCAAGGCAAACGTGGGATCGAACAGGATCCAGTCCTCCTGTGCAAGCTGCGCCAGCGCAATCTGACGTTCGTCTTTCAGAAAGTGCTCGCTCGGCAAGCAGGCGACAAACGGCGCTTCAAAGATCAGCCGTTCTTCCAGCTCCTTGCTTCTCGCGGGAATCACGACAAAAGCGACATCGACTTCCCCCTTTTCCACCAGCCGCTCTACTCCAAGTCCCCCTTCCTCGACGATTTCCAGCGAGACCCCCGGGTGCTTCTTGGATAAAGCTTTCGCCACTTTCGGAAAGAAAAAGGTCCCTATGATTTGTGGCAGCCCGACTTTTACGTGTCCTTGCACGTGTTCGTTGCTGTCTTGCAGCTGGTATTGCAGCTCTTTCATCTGCTGGAGCACGGCGATCGCCTTCTCATAGACAATCCGACCTTCTTCGGTCAAACGATTAATTCGGTTCGAGCGCTCAAAAAGAGTGACGCCAAGCGATTTCTCCATCCTTTGAATCGTTTTTGACAAGGACGGCTGCGCGATATAAAGCCGCTCGCTTGCCTTCGAAAAGCTTCCACTTTCCACGATCGTTTTAAAAACTTCGAAGTCTCGTAGATTCATCCAAATTCCCCATTATACATGTTTGGCATAATGACTATGCTGATCCTATATTTCACAAGACAGACGATTTCTCCTACCATTTTAGAAAAAGGAGGAGATTTCGGATGACAACATGCAAGGTGGCAGTCGTTCAGGCAGGCTCCATTGTTATGAATAAAGCGAAATGTATCGACAAGGCCGTCAAGCTGATCCAAGAGGCCGGGGAACAAGGGGCTAACCTGATCGTTTTTCCCGAGGCGTTCATACCGGCATATCCACGCGGGATGAGCTTTGGCGCTGTAGTGGGAAACCGATCGGACAGCGGGCGCAATGATTTTTTACGTTACGCCAAAAATGCCATCCCTATACCCGGACCGGAGACAGACCAGCTCGGGGAAGCCGTAAAAAAAGCAGGTGCCTACGCAGTCATCGGCGTCATTGAGCGCGACCGGGAAACGAGCGGGGGCACTCTCTATTGCACTGCGTTGTTCTTCGGCCCCGATGGCAGCCTGTTGGGAAAACACCGAAAACTCAAACCGACAGGCAGCGAACGTCTCATTTGGGGGGAAGGGGACGGCAGCACCCTCCCTGTTTTTGAAACGCCCTATGGCAAAATCGGTTCATTGATTTGCTGGGAAAACTACATGCCTCTGGCCCGCGCTGCCCTGTACGAAAAAGGGGTCCAGATCTATATTGCGCCTACCGCCGATTCGCGGGACACCTGGTTTGCTTCCATGCGTCATATTGCCGTAGAGGGCCGTTGCTTTGTTTTGTCCTGCAATCAGTATTGCACGAAGGAGATGTATGAAGAGGATTTGCTGGAAACAGAGGAAATGCGAAACATGCCTGACGAAATCACGCGCGGAGGAAGCTGCATCGTCAATCCGCTGGGGCAGTTTTTGGTGGAGCCCGTTTTCGGAAAAGAAGAGATTCTGTATGCGACGTTGGATTTGGACGACATCACCCGTGGTCATTTTGATTTCGATGTCGTCGGCCATTACAGTCGAAAAGATGTGTTTCAACTCACCGTGAACGCAGAAAAGCGATATAGCTAAGTGGAAAAAGAAAGTTCCGGAGTGGCATTGGTTTTGCCTTTCGCTTATAATTTCCACATATTGCAAAACTTGATCAGGAGGGATCCGCCTTGCCAAGAGAAAAAATCCCCCGTTAATCCCGAGCTCCGCCTGCTCCCCGTCCAGACATCTGGTTTCGATGACCATCTAAGCACTGGGGAGGACGGCGAATCATGAAGCCTTTACTAATGGATTGGAAAGACCTTCGTTTTGGAATCGAGATAGAATTTGTTGGTGGTAAACCCGAGAGTGTGGAGCTATTGCCCGGCTGGACGATGGCTTTCGATGAACGGCAAATGGATGATACCGGGGAAGAATCCGGCGGCGAGCTGCAAACTCCCCCCATTCAGTGGAAGGATCGGGCACAAATCCGCGAAATGTTGCGAAGGCTCCTTGCAACAGGGGCCAGGGCAAACTGGAATTGCGGACTTCATGTCCACGTTGGGTTGGAGTTTTGGGGAGAAGAGGCGATTCCCGATTTTATCGAGGCTGCCTTGCTGCATCAAGATTCCGTGAAATACTTGTTGCAAACGAGTGAGGATCGGCTGGTATACTGCCCCCCTGTCACACCGGAGATGCGGGATCGATTTATTTCGGCCCCAGGGGAAGCAGCTCTTCTGCGCAGAGGGCGTCCCCAGTCCCATCGCTGCGGCATCAATCTTGCCGCGTGGTTTGACCACAAAACAGTGGAAATTCGTTATGCAAACGGCACGTTGCACTACGATGAAGTGATGACTACCATTGAATTTTGCCTTCGTTTCGTTGCAGCCATCGGCACCAAACGCACACTCTCAAACAATCCCGGCCAGCTGGCAATGGAAATCGGGGCACCTCTCACCGGATATCCTCCGCCCATTCCCGCCCCGCGTTGGTACCGCGAGAGACTGTGGCTGGAAAATATGCTGGTCCCGATCTTGACCCCTTTCGCCAACAGCCTTGTCCCAGATAGCGAAATCCTCCAGATATTGCCCAGGCCTGACGGTTTATTGGTTGCGATTGAAGATACCGATGGCAAGGTGGTCAGATACCTTTTCCAGTTATCCGCAAATGGTTGGAGAGTTGTTGGCAAGCATCCGGATTCATGCAGCACGCAGATCTGACAAAAAGGGCGTCCAGCCGATGGACGCCCCATTCCCTATCGCTCATGACTCCCAGTGTGTGAAACGAATCCCCTCCTCCTTCGTATTACCAAAGGATCATAATGGGAGGGCGATCTTCGTTGGGAGTACTTCGCGTGTTTTTCTTGATGACCGATATCGGGTTCATCGTGTACTGGCTGGTGACCTTGCTGCATCTCATACCGGCACCGTATTTGTTCAAAGACTACGAAAACCCGATTCTCAGCGCTTGGAACTGGTCCTTCCTGCCGCTTGACATCTTGATCTCGCTCACTGGCTTGTTCAGTTTGTATTTGTACGGAAAGCAGAACGGGGCGTGGAAACAGATGGCGCTCATTTCTCTGATCCTCACCTTCTGCTCCGGCCTTCAGGCGATTGCTTTCTGGGCGATCCGACTGGATTTTGACCTTTCCTGGTGGCTACCGAATCTGTATCTCCTGCTTTATCCGCTTTTCTTCATTCCCCGGTTGCTTGCC
Proteins encoded:
- a CDS encoding aspartate/glutamate racemase family protein is translated as MKTIGLIGGMSWESSHVYYRLVNEAVRDRLGGLHSAKCILYSVDFAEIEELQHAGKWEEAGEHMAKAARSLEAAGADLIVLCTNTMHKLASSITSATALPFVHIADATAAKIKADGHQRVGLLATRFTMEQDFYTGRLREAHGLDVLIPDEQGRQAVHTIIYEELCRGIVREESKREYQEIIAALIREGAEAIILGCTEIGLLITQADCPVPVYDTTEIHAIAAVEAALQKQRQ
- a CDS encoding methyl-accepting chemotaxis protein; translated protein: MQEMQTMTARNLAVLSSIQSHLAMIMFNTRGEVIWANQQFASAMGYEADEMVGLHHSRFCLPDYVSSKAYVNLWNGLREGKASQEKIVRVSKDGRRLTLEATYMPVMENGNVEAVVKIATDITKRETVFQQSTEELMAMVEEMTASTDHVLGASKLIVSHMTKLNTEAEAVTDQVKSIQSVTSIVKEIAAQSHLLGLNAAIEAARAGEHGRGFEVVANEVRKMASSSKESAEDISGQLTDIAKSVSLMMRSMEEINEQISKNSRAIEELKAAYNQIATTTKQLASSI
- a CDS encoding TIGR01777 family oxidoreductase; the encoded protein is MGKKIVLAGGSGFLGKALAEHLANMGFEVVILTRSASRSGPSIRYVQWDGATLGDWAQEIDGSYALVNFTGKSVNCMYTQKNREEIVRSRLDSVRVLTDAVLASEHPPQAFIQAGSLAIFGDTEQECDEQAPHGTGFSVRVCQLWEEAFFARELPQTRKVMLRIGFALGKNGGALEPLAKLASMGLGGTVGSGRQYISWLHIDDLNEMFLFTIENEKISGVLNATGPRPVTNREFMATLRSVLNKGWAPPTPAPFVWLGAYLVMRTDPGLALTGRNCVPAKLLESGFSFAHTDLETALRDLLAPAKE
- a CDS encoding YvbH-like oligomerization domain-containing protein; this translates as MANLQSDVAAQFQSLNQYAFDWLQNAREKYVVKGLRQSLREVHPQLNKRLKEPLPQANAYRVAEGLFFISFE
- a CDS encoding DNA/RNA non-specific endonuclease, whose amino-acid sequence is MMGYDPFFLSEKHPIPLPTLQGRISQEALDNGHVFDFTHFSIVMNRRTRFAVFSAACVDVSRAVDIPRNNSAWHFDERIGVENQVGPEYYADNDYDRGHLTRRRDICWGDRREAQDANYDSFCYANIALQHHEFNTGVWNCLEDWVLQKWNTAPRLIILTGPIHKDDDEEYCGVHGEAGCGVRVPFGFWKTALYLDKQDQVASVSFLIRQSPERSRDQCEYRRLVTYQVPLETIAKETGLQFDAGLYARNPLSTQLRLVAAGTEAAALPIRLPVYSPEDIRWT
- a CDS encoding GNAT family N-acetyltransferase; its protein translation is MQSLLRWGTERGAKHSCLQVMQDNAPALRLYEKLGYKEVYSYWYRIRPMST
- a CDS encoding nitroreductase, whose amino-acid sequence is MTIQEALKNRRAVRNYLPREVETEKIKALLDCAVLAPNDRLRQPWHFYVIRGEAKARYEEIAREFLAERFPTKPHLVQESLAVLEKTPLVIVATADIIPGDEASSEDNEYAVCCAIHSMWLAAGELGLGMVWRTRGIGLVRDERLLQFLGSPENQKVVGTLFIGYPEADVPPTARASADSKTTWL
- a CDS encoding DUF4179 domain-containing protein; its protein translation is MNESQMDKELRQFAKNAIVDVPARFSAGIDHVLDSLPPQPMRKNRSTRKNYWLMPVACLFLGVFLLIGTGFVSPTMAHMLRNLPFVGSIIGFIGDSGIREANQQGLATRLEQMATDQGITVALKEAYYDRLNLSVGFTVTFPPNETRYPHIEKVSYSLGGQTITRTFTEEQAKNSYLLHWRHAEGNTYYGTFQPFFTEPLPEELPLKLKLEKMGGVEGEWQFDIPLSRKPADEFTKVTEPKVSGQSGDYTISVKQVIRAPSATRIVFGVQAEKDSLSLTEDDKVNQIMMLSNDIRVFDSKGVPLSSITDEKGNRGGGIIGVTQFSKDFHPISPESRSITIVVDRQLRFEIPLD
- a CDS encoding sigma-70 family RNA polymerase sigma factor; translation: MRESSNPCDEELACGGDVEAFARLVKTHKQSMYRVARSILRSENECLDAAQEAIWKAYHSLSSLREPRLFKSWLMRILVNECHRLARKTSKLVLLDDWQEQVSPYRFEENVELQEAVQCLEEELRLCIVLYYLEDMAIKEMAIVLGLPEGTIKSRLSRARKKLAAYFAPESAERRTGHE
- a CDS encoding LysR family transcriptional regulator — its product is MNLRDFEVFKTIVESGSFSKASERLYIAQPSLSKTIQRMEKSLGVTLFERSNRINRLTEEGRIVYEKAIAVLQQMKELQYQLQDSNEHVQGHVKVGLPQIIGTFFFPKVAKALSKKHPGVSLEIVEEGGLGVERLVEKGEVDVAFVVIPARSKELEERLIFEAPFVACLPSEHFLKDERQIALAQLAQEDWILFDPTFALRQVVLESCRRERFVPNIAYSTTQWDLLLALVREGLGVAIVPRPLIEMGGQGLIVKEIGSQYIPWKIGVVVKKNAYQAQALLAFLKMVTDVYE